A window from Dromaius novaehollandiae isolate bDroNov1 chromosome 1, bDroNov1.hap1, whole genome shotgun sequence encodes these proteins:
- the ENO2 gene encoding gamma-enolase isoform X3: protein MSIEKIHAREILDSRGNPTVEVDLYTHKGLFRAAVPSGASTGIYEALELRDNDKSRFLGKAKFGANAILGVSLAVCKAGAAEKDVPLYRHIADLAGNSDLILPVPAFNVINGGSHAGNKLAMQEFMILPVGAESFRDAMRIGAEVYHNLKSVIKEKYGKDATNVGDEGGFAPNILENSEALELLKEAIDKAGYTDKIVIGMDVAASEFYRDGKYDLDFKSPDDPSRYISADELGDLYQSFVRDYPVVSIEDPFDQDDWEAWSKFTANVGIQIVGDDLTVTNPKRIERAVEEKACNCLLLKVNQIGSVTEAIQACKLAQENGWGVMVSHRSGETEDTFIADLVVGLCTGQIKTGAPCRSERLAKYNQLMRIEEELGDEARFAGHNFRNPSVL, encoded by the exons ATGTCGATTGAGAAGATCCATGCCCGAGAGATCCTGGATTCTCGTGGGAATCCCACTGTGGAGGTGGACCTGTACACACACAAAG GCCTGTTTCGAGCAGCAGTCCCTAGCGGTGCATCCACTGGGATCTATGAAGCACTGGAGCTACGAGATAATGACAAGTCACGGTTTCTTGGAAAAG CCAAGTTTGGTGCCAATGCTATCCTGGGAGTTTCACTGGCTGTGTgcaaggcaggagctgcagagaaggACGTTCCCCTGTATCGGCACATTGCTGACCTGGCTGGCAACTCTGATCTCATCCTTCCTGTGCCA GCTTTCAATGTGATCAACGGAGGTTCCCACGCAGGGAACAAACTGGCCATGCAGGAGTTCATGATCCTGCCTGTGGGAGCTGAAAGCTTCCGTGATGCAATGCGTATTGGGGCTGAAGTCTATCATAACCTAAAGAGTGTCATCAAGGAGAAGTATGGCAAAGATGCCACCAATGTGGGTGATGAGGGAGGCTTTGCCCCCAACATCCTGGAAAATAGTGAAG CTCTGGAACTCCTCAAGGAAGCTATTGACAAGGCTGGCTACACAGACAAGATCGTCATTGGTATGGATGTGGCAGCCTCTGAGTTCTACCGTGATGGCAAATATGACTTGGACTTCAAGTCCCCAGATGACCCAAGCCGCTACATTTCTGCAGATGAGCTGGGTGACCTCTACCAAAGCTTCGTACGTGATTATCCAG TGGTCTCCATCGAGGATCCCTTTGACCAAGATGACTGGGAGGCTTGGTCCAAATTCACAGCCAATGTGGGGATTCAGATAGTGGGAGACGACTTGACAGTGACAAACCCCAAGCGCATTGAGAGAGCTGTTGAAGAGAAGGCCTGCAACTGTCTCCTGCTCAAAGTCAACCAGATTGGATCTGTCACAGAGGCCATTCAAGC ATGTAAGCTGGCCCAAGAGAATGGCTGGGGTGTGATGGTGAGCCACCGATCTGGGGAGACTGAAGACACCTTCATTGCTGATCTGGTGGTGGGACTGTGCACTGGGCAG ATAAAGACGGGCGCTCCCTGCAGGTCTGAACGCCTGGCTAAATACAACCAGCTCATGAG GATTGAGGAAGAGCTTGGTGATGAAGCACGCTTTGCTGGACATAACTTTCGCAATCCAAGTGTTCTTTGA
- the ENO2 gene encoding gamma-enolase isoform X2, translated as MPERSWILVGIPLWRWTCTHTKACFEQQSLAVHPLGSMKHWSYEIMTSHGFLEKGLSVVDQEKIDNLMLEMDGTENKSKFGANAILGVSLAVCKAGAAEKDVPLYRHIADLAGNSDLILPVPAFNVINGGSHAGNKLAMQEFMILPVGAESFRDAMRIGAEVYHNLKSVIKEKYGKDATNVGDEGGFAPNILENSEALELLKEAIDKAGYTDKIVIGMDVAASEFYRDGKYDLDFKSPDDPSRYISADELGDLYQSFVRDYPVVSIEDPFDQDDWEAWSKFTANVGIQIVGDDLTVTNPKRIERAVEEKACNCLLLKVNQIGSVTEAIQACKLAQENGWGVMVSHRSGETEDTFIADLVVGLCTGQIKTGAPCRSERLAKYNQLMRIEEELGDEARFAGHNFRNPSVL; from the exons ATGCCCGAGAGATCCTGGATTCTCGTGGGAATCCCACTGTGGAGGTGGACCTGTACACACACAAAG GCCTGTTTCGAGCAGCAGTCCCTAGCGGTGCATCCACTGGGATCTATGAAGCACTGGAGCTACGAGATAATGACAAGTCACGGTTTCTTGGAAAAG GGCCTCTCTGTGGTAGATCAAGAGAAGATAGACAATCTGATGCTCGAGATGGACGGCACAGAGAACAAAT CCAAGTTTGGTGCCAATGCTATCCTGGGAGTTTCACTGGCTGTGTgcaaggcaggagctgcagagaaggACGTTCCCCTGTATCGGCACATTGCTGACCTGGCTGGCAACTCTGATCTCATCCTTCCTGTGCCA GCTTTCAATGTGATCAACGGAGGTTCCCACGCAGGGAACAAACTGGCCATGCAGGAGTTCATGATCCTGCCTGTGGGAGCTGAAAGCTTCCGTGATGCAATGCGTATTGGGGCTGAAGTCTATCATAACCTAAAGAGTGTCATCAAGGAGAAGTATGGCAAAGATGCCACCAATGTGGGTGATGAGGGAGGCTTTGCCCCCAACATCCTGGAAAATAGTGAAG CTCTGGAACTCCTCAAGGAAGCTATTGACAAGGCTGGCTACACAGACAAGATCGTCATTGGTATGGATGTGGCAGCCTCTGAGTTCTACCGTGATGGCAAATATGACTTGGACTTCAAGTCCCCAGATGACCCAAGCCGCTACATTTCTGCAGATGAGCTGGGTGACCTCTACCAAAGCTTCGTACGTGATTATCCAG TGGTCTCCATCGAGGATCCCTTTGACCAAGATGACTGGGAGGCTTGGTCCAAATTCACAGCCAATGTGGGGATTCAGATAGTGGGAGACGACTTGACAGTGACAAACCCCAAGCGCATTGAGAGAGCTGTTGAAGAGAAGGCCTGCAACTGTCTCCTGCTCAAAGTCAACCAGATTGGATCTGTCACAGAGGCCATTCAAGC ATGTAAGCTGGCCCAAGAGAATGGCTGGGGTGTGATGGTGAGCCACCGATCTGGGGAGACTGAAGACACCTTCATTGCTGATCTGGTGGTGGGACTGTGCACTGGGCAG ATAAAGACGGGCGCTCCCTGCAGGTCTGAACGCCTGGCTAAATACAACCAGCTCATGAG GATTGAGGAAGAGCTTGGTGATGAAGCACGCTTTGCTGGACATAACTTTCGCAATCCAAGTGTTCTTTGA
- the LRRC23 gene encoding leucine-rich repeat-containing protein 23 yields MVDEEQDGGYDVLEQEGEEEEDEEEKVPLEQEEDEEQVLVPCPLMEENLKEGLSLLCKTGNGLAHAYVKFEAKEKHLTDISLLQCYIHLRYVDLSENKLRDLSPLSSLTHLLWLKVDGNLLTSACMQELPYLQFISFAHNRIKDMEGITHPRLANLSLKGNKIKTALGLSQGQLFSLHILELRGNELESTAGLNLPKLKNLYLAQNAISSLEGLEGLGQLTTLHLRDNQLETLDGFCSTMKCLQYLNLRSNGISSLQEVAKLQVLPMLRALVLLDNPCSDEADYRVEVLVLLPHLERLDKEFFEEDERAEAKKIRQQRQEEEQEMEGSADGDVTE; encoded by the exons ATGGTGGATGAAGAGCAGGACGGCGGGTACGATGTTCTGgagcaggagggggaggaagaggaggatgaggaagagaagGTGCcgctggagcaggaggaggatgaggaaCAG GTCCTGGTTCCGTGTCCCTTGATGGAGGAGAACCTGAAGGAGGGCCTCTCTCTCCTGTGTAAAACTGGCAATGGCCTGGCTCATGCCTATGTGAAGTTtgaagcaaaggagaa GCATTTGACAGACATCAGCCTCCTCCAATGCTACATTCACCTGCGGTATGTGGATTTGTCAGAGAACAAGCTGCGAGACTTGTCTCCGCTGAGCAGCCTAACTCACCTGCTTTGGCTGAAGGTGGATGGGAATCTGCTTACCAGTGCCTGCATGCAGGAACTGCCCTACCTCCAGTTCATCAGCTTTGCTCACAACCGTATCAAGGATATGGAAGGCATTACTCACCCCCGCTTAGCCAACCTCAGCCTTAAAG GAAATAAAATCAAGACAGCACTGGGCCTGAGTCAAGGACAATTGTTCAGCCTGCATATCCTGGAGCTGCGAGGAAACGAGCTAGAGAGCACAGCAGGGCTAAACCTTCCCAAGCTCAAGAACCTATATCTG GCCCAGAATGCCATTAGCAGCCTTGAAGGCCTTGAGGGCCTAGGACAGCTCACAACTCTGCACCTGCGTGACAACCAGCTTGAAACCCTGGATGGATTCTGTAGTACCATGAAGTGCCTGCAGTACCTTAATCTACG GAGCAATGGGATCAGTAGCCTTCAGGAGGTGGCAAAGCTACAGGTGCTCCCCATGCTGCGGGCACTGGTGTTGTTGGACAATCCATGCTCTGATGAGGCTGATTACCGGGTGGAGGTCCTGGTCCTGCTGCCCCACTTGGAGCGCCTGGACAAAGAATTCTTTGAGGAAGATGAGCGGgcagaggcaaaaaaaatccGTCAGCAAAGGCAGGAGGAAGAACAG gaaaTGGAGGGATCTGCTGATGGTGATGTGACTGAGTGA
- the ENO2 gene encoding gamma-enolase isoform X1, which yields MSIEKIHAREILDSRGNPTVEVDLYTHKGLFRAAVPSGASTGIYEALELRDNDKSRFLGKGVLQAVDHINSTVAPALMGSGLSVVDQEKIDNLMLEMDGTENKSKFGANAILGVSLAVCKAGAAEKDVPLYRHIADLAGNSDLILPVPAFNVINGGSHAGNKLAMQEFMILPVGAESFRDAMRIGAEVYHNLKSVIKEKYGKDATNVGDEGGFAPNILENSEALELLKEAIDKAGYTDKIVIGMDVAASEFYRDGKYDLDFKSPDDPSRYISADELGDLYQSFVRDYPVVSIEDPFDQDDWEAWSKFTANVGIQIVGDDLTVTNPKRIERAVEEKACNCLLLKVNQIGSVTEAIQACKLAQENGWGVMVSHRSGETEDTFIADLVVGLCTGQIKTGAPCRSERLAKYNQLMRIEEELGDEARFAGHNFRNPSVL from the exons ATGTCGATTGAGAAGATCCATGCCCGAGAGATCCTGGATTCTCGTGGGAATCCCACTGTGGAGGTGGACCTGTACACACACAAAG GCCTGTTTCGAGCAGCAGTCCCTAGCGGTGCATCCACTGGGATCTATGAAGCACTGGAGCTACGAGATAATGACAAGTCACGGTTTCTTGGAAAAG GGGTCCTGCAGGCCGTGGATCATATCAACAGCACTGTCGCCCCAGCTCTCATGGGCTCT GGCCTCTCTGTGGTAGATCAAGAGAAGATAGACAATCTGATGCTCGAGATGGACGGCACAGAGAACAAAT CCAAGTTTGGTGCCAATGCTATCCTGGGAGTTTCACTGGCTGTGTgcaaggcaggagctgcagagaaggACGTTCCCCTGTATCGGCACATTGCTGACCTGGCTGGCAACTCTGATCTCATCCTTCCTGTGCCA GCTTTCAATGTGATCAACGGAGGTTCCCACGCAGGGAACAAACTGGCCATGCAGGAGTTCATGATCCTGCCTGTGGGAGCTGAAAGCTTCCGTGATGCAATGCGTATTGGGGCTGAAGTCTATCATAACCTAAAGAGTGTCATCAAGGAGAAGTATGGCAAAGATGCCACCAATGTGGGTGATGAGGGAGGCTTTGCCCCCAACATCCTGGAAAATAGTGAAG CTCTGGAACTCCTCAAGGAAGCTATTGACAAGGCTGGCTACACAGACAAGATCGTCATTGGTATGGATGTGGCAGCCTCTGAGTTCTACCGTGATGGCAAATATGACTTGGACTTCAAGTCCCCAGATGACCCAAGCCGCTACATTTCTGCAGATGAGCTGGGTGACCTCTACCAAAGCTTCGTACGTGATTATCCAG TGGTCTCCATCGAGGATCCCTTTGACCAAGATGACTGGGAGGCTTGGTCCAAATTCACAGCCAATGTGGGGATTCAGATAGTGGGAGACGACTTGACAGTGACAAACCCCAAGCGCATTGAGAGAGCTGTTGAAGAGAAGGCCTGCAACTGTCTCCTGCTCAAAGTCAACCAGATTGGATCTGTCACAGAGGCCATTCAAGC ATGTAAGCTGGCCCAAGAGAATGGCTGGGGTGTGATGGTGAGCCACCGATCTGGGGAGACTGAAGACACCTTCATTGCTGATCTGGTGGTGGGACTGTGCACTGGGCAG ATAAAGACGGGCGCTCCCTGCAGGTCTGAACGCCTGGCTAAATACAACCAGCTCATGAG GATTGAGGAAGAGCTTGGTGATGAAGCACGCTTTGCTGGACATAACTTTCGCAATCCAAGTGTTCTTTGA